From a single Bryobacter aggregatus MPL3 genomic region:
- a CDS encoding alpha/beta hydrolase, producing the protein MLFFAVNAKGEDLRDVEYARVGDVSLQLDAALPGGERLAPAAILVHGGGWVRGDRRVNVAPLFQPLTEAGIAWFSISYRFATGPLDFGAAVGDVEAAIRYVRHHAAEYRIDPNQIFLVGESAGGHLAAMAALGGAPGTAVKGVVALYAPTDLVALAKNSNFIPDGIRRQLNGSPFEKLILARLEQLSPVGLVRSGMPPFLFIHGMQDALVPFGQSQAMCERMKAVGAACRLLPVEGAGHGIVRWEGNREMTEGYQREMVRWILGTDH; encoded by the coding sequence ATGCTTTTTTTTGCGGTGAACGCGAAGGGGGAGGATTTGCGCGACGTGGAGTATGCGCGCGTGGGAGACGTGAGCCTGCAGCTGGATGCAGCGCTACCGGGTGGGGAGCGATTGGCGCCTGCCGCGATTCTGGTGCATGGTGGCGGTTGGGTGCGGGGGGACCGGCGGGTGAATGTTGCTCCGCTCTTTCAGCCGCTGACAGAAGCGGGGATCGCGTGGTTTTCGATCAGCTATCGTTTTGCGACGGGCCCGCTGGATTTTGGGGCGGCAGTGGGGGATGTGGAGGCGGCGATCCGGTATGTCCGGCACCATGCCGCAGAGTATCGGATTGATCCGAATCAGATTTTTCTAGTTGGGGAATCAGCGGGTGGGCACCTGGCTGCCATGGCGGCTTTGGGAGGCGCGCCGGGGACGGCGGTGAAGGGTGTTGTTGCTTTGTACGCGCCGACAGATCTGGTGGCCTTGGCGAAGAATTCGAATTTTATTCCAGACGGGATTCGACGCCAGTTGAATGGGTCACCATTTGAGAAGTTGATTCTGGCGCGACTGGAACAGCTTTCGCCAGTTGGGCTTGTGCGGTCTGGGATGCCGCCGTTTCTCTTCATTCATGGGATGCAGGATGCGCTGGTGCCGTTTGGGCAATCGCAGGCGATGTGCGAAAGGATGAAGGCGGTGGGAGCCGCGTGCCGCCTATTGCCGGTGGAAGGGGCGGGGCATGGGATTGTACGTTGGGAGGGGAATCGAGAGATGACGGAGGGATATCAGCGGGAGATGGTTCGTTGGATTCTTGGGACGGACCACTGA